Proteins co-encoded in one Kutzneria chonburiensis genomic window:
- a CDS encoding ABC transporter permease: MAEQKVRRRLDLLGLLPFLAYVAVFLGVPTISVVVGAFQDDAGGWTLGNIGAAAGDPYLHAFVVSTEISALTAVIGAVVGLAIAFAVSASPPGGALRQVVSTASGVLAYFAGVPLAFAFIAAIGSQGLVTKWLGSAGLDISGFSLFGFAGITLVYLYFQIPLMVLVIFPALEGLRPQWQEAASNLGASRWQYWRLVGGPLLLPPFLGALMLLFANAFAAYATAAALTNGIIPLVPIQIAAVMSGNVAVGQENLGNALGLGMILIVGLALAGYAWMQRRTSRWLR; encoded by the coding sequence AGCAGAAGGTGCGGCGGCGGCTCGACCTGCTCGGGCTGCTGCCGTTTCTGGCCTACGTCGCGGTGTTCCTGGGCGTGCCGACGATCTCCGTGGTCGTCGGCGCGTTCCAGGACGACGCCGGCGGCTGGACGCTGGGCAACATCGGCGCCGCCGCCGGCGACCCGTATCTGCACGCTTTCGTGGTCAGCACGGAGATCTCCGCGCTGACGGCGGTCATCGGGGCCGTGGTCGGGCTGGCCATTGCCTTCGCGGTCAGCGCCTCGCCGCCCGGCGGCGCGTTGCGCCAGGTGGTGTCGACGGCCTCCGGCGTGCTGGCGTACTTCGCCGGCGTGCCACTGGCTTTCGCGTTCATCGCGGCCATCGGCAGCCAGGGTCTGGTGACCAAGTGGCTGGGTTCGGCCGGCCTGGACATCTCCGGCTTCAGCCTGTTCGGCTTCGCCGGGATCACCCTGGTGTACCTGTACTTCCAGATCCCGCTGATGGTGCTGGTGATCTTCCCGGCGCTGGAGGGTCTCCGTCCACAGTGGCAGGAGGCGGCCAGCAACCTGGGCGCGAGCCGCTGGCAGTACTGGCGGCTGGTCGGCGGCCCGCTGCTGCTGCCGCCGTTCCTTGGTGCACTGATGTTGTTGTTCGCCAACGCCTTCGCCGCGTACGCGACGGCCGCGGCGCTGACCAACGGCATCATTCCGTTGGTGCCGATCCAGATCGCCGCCGTGATGTCCGGCAACGTGGCCGTCGGCCAGGAGAACCTGGGCAATGCCTTGGGTCTGGGCATGATCCTGATCGTCGGCCTCGCGCTGGCCGGCTACGCGTGGATGCAGCGCCGCACGTCGAGGTGGTTGCGATGA
- a CDS encoding class I SAM-dependent methyltransferase gives MKAVYDEIADWYEEQFSPLPGLPRQLVEMLGKGTGVCLEIGCGTGAHAAAVQALGWTPIGVDLSTGMLGYAMDRLPVMRADAEHLPFPSDSLPAVLSVMVHTDMPDYPSVLREVRRVLQPGGVFVHIGVHPCFCGHFADRSDPDNIVIGGGYRDGSWTKRSWTDQGVRNRVGAAHWPMHQLLNAFTDVGFTVERFGEGDEATPVTFSVRARK, from the coding sequence GTGAAGGCCGTATATGACGAGATCGCCGACTGGTACGAGGAACAATTCTCCCCGCTGCCCGGTTTGCCCCGGCAGCTCGTCGAGATGCTCGGCAAGGGCACCGGGGTGTGCCTGGAGATCGGGTGCGGCACGGGCGCGCACGCGGCGGCGGTGCAGGCGCTGGGCTGGACGCCGATCGGGGTGGACCTGTCCACCGGGATGCTGGGCTACGCGATGGACCGGCTGCCGGTGATGCGGGCCGACGCCGAGCACCTGCCGTTCCCGAGCGACTCGCTGCCGGCGGTCCTGTCGGTGATGGTCCATACCGATATGCCCGATTATCCGAGCGTGCTGCGCGAGGTGCGGCGGGTACTTCAGCCGGGCGGGGTTTTTGTCCACATCGGCGTGCACCCGTGCTTCTGTGGGCATTTCGCGGACCGGTCGGATCCGGACAACATCGTGATCGGCGGTGGGTACCGCGACGGCAGCTGGACCAAGAGGTCGTGGACCGACCAGGGCGTGCGCAACCGGGTCGGGGCCGCGCACTGGCCGATGCACCAGCTGCTCAACGCCTTCACCGATGTCGGCTTCACCGTGGAGCGGTTCGGCGAGGGCGACGAGGCGACTCCGGTGACGTTCTCGGTGCGGGCCCGCAAATAG
- a CDS encoding ABC transporter permease, producing MTAVADLTVATQGPRRKLGKGRVAAWLVLIVAALYFLIPIAASVEFSLRGVHDTHDLSTWENLFGQPGFVDNLITSLELAAGTVVITLVLMVPTTAWVHLRLPKLRRLIEAICVLPLVIPAVVLANGVLVAFRGGPNWLTGTPVILALEYVVLALPFTYRTLDAGLSSIPLTTLVEAGRNLGASWLTVLLRVVVPNLRTSILNASILSAAMVLGEFTIANLLLMNTLPVWTVQAGQQDGEVATAASMLILIVTWALLLLMSVFGQRGARRTGRSG from the coding sequence ATGACCGCAGTTGCCGATCTGACCGTTGCGACGCAGGGCCCCCGCCGCAAGCTCGGCAAGGGTCGCGTCGCCGCGTGGCTGGTGCTGATCGTTGCCGCGCTGTACTTTCTGATCCCCATCGCGGCGTCGGTGGAGTTCAGCCTGCGCGGCGTTCACGACACGCACGACCTGTCCACGTGGGAGAACCTGTTCGGGCAGCCCGGTTTCGTGGACAACCTGATCACCTCGCTCGAGCTGGCCGCCGGCACCGTGGTGATCACATTGGTGCTGATGGTCCCGACCACCGCGTGGGTGCACCTGCGGCTGCCGAAGCTGCGGCGGCTGATCGAGGCGATCTGCGTGCTGCCGCTGGTGATCCCGGCCGTGGTGCTGGCCAACGGAGTGTTGGTGGCGTTCCGCGGCGGGCCGAACTGGCTCACCGGCACGCCGGTCATCCTGGCGCTGGAGTACGTGGTGCTGGCCCTGCCGTTCACTTATCGCACGCTGGACGCCGGCCTGTCGTCGATTCCGCTGACCACGCTGGTCGAGGCCGGCCGCAACCTCGGCGCGAGCTGGCTGACCGTGTTGCTGCGGGTGGTGGTGCCGAACCTGCGCACGTCCATCCTCAACGCCTCGATCCTCAGCGCGGCCATGGTGTTGGGCGAGTTCACCATCGCCAACCTGCTGCTGATGAACACCCTGCCGGTCTGGACGGTCCAGGCCGGTCAGCAGGACGGCGAGGTCGCCACCGCGGCTTCCATGCTGATCCTCATCGTCACCTGGGCGCTGTTGCTGCTGATGTCCGTGTTCGGGCAGCGCGGGGCCCGCCGCACCGGGAGGTCCGGATGA
- a CDS encoding ABC transporter ATP-binding protein: protein MTATIDPSTEAKPGSPVRLAGLRRGYGPVTALDGLDLDIAPGELVSLLGPSGCGKTTALRIVAGLEHSDAGAVFVDGRDITKVPANKRDMAMVFQSYSLFPNLTAGENVAFGLRLRGVSPAARAKRAGELLELVGLNQHYDRYATQMSGGQQQRVALARALAIEPKVLLLDEPLSALDAKVRVQLRDEIRGLQQRLGITTLFVTHDQEEALSMSDRVAVMNAGRLEQCASPDEVYTRPATPFVAAFVGAMNRIPGIASGTEVEVLGQRLAVTQPPEVSAGAKITALVRPESVLLSPAVAGTVRVARSSFRGPVTRVTVELADGTEVDSDLPSSAAVDLRPGTLADIRFAPEPVMVIP, encoded by the coding sequence ATGACCGCCACCATCGATCCCAGCACCGAGGCCAAGCCCGGCAGCCCGGTCCGGCTGGCCGGGCTGCGCCGCGGCTACGGCCCGGTGACCGCGCTGGACGGGCTGGACCTGGACATCGCGCCCGGCGAGCTGGTCAGCCTGCTCGGGCCGTCCGGCTGCGGCAAGACCACCGCGCTGCGCATCGTGGCCGGGCTGGAGCACAGCGACGCCGGCGCGGTGTTCGTGGACGGCCGGGACATCACCAAGGTGCCGGCCAACAAGCGGGACATGGCCATGGTTTTCCAGTCCTACAGCCTGTTCCCCAACCTGACCGCCGGCGAGAACGTCGCGTTCGGGCTGCGCCTGCGCGGCGTCAGCCCGGCCGCGCGGGCCAAGCGGGCCGGTGAGCTGCTCGAGCTCGTCGGGCTCAACCAGCACTACGACCGTTACGCCACACAGATGTCCGGCGGCCAGCAGCAGCGCGTCGCGTTGGCCCGTGCGCTGGCCATCGAGCCCAAGGTGCTGCTGCTGGACGAGCCACTGTCCGCTTTGGACGCCAAGGTGCGCGTGCAGCTGCGGGACGAGATCCGTGGCCTGCAACAACGTCTGGGCATCACCACCCTGTTCGTCACGCACGACCAGGAGGAGGCGCTCAGCATGTCCGACCGGGTCGCCGTGATGAACGCCGGCCGGTTGGAGCAGTGCGCGAGCCCCGACGAGGTCTACACCCGCCCGGCCACGCCGTTCGTGGCCGCGTTCGTCGGCGCCATGAACCGCATTCCCGGCATCGCCTCCGGCACCGAGGTCGAGGTTCTCGGCCAGCGGCTGGCCGTCACCCAGCCGCCCGAGGTCTCCGCCGGCGCCAAGATCACGGCCCTTGTGCGCCCCGAGTCCGTGCTGCTCAGTCCGGCGGTCGCCGGCACCGTCCGGGTGGCACGCAGCAGTTTCCGCGGTCCCGTCACCCGGGTCACCGTGGAATTGGCCGACGGCACCGAGGTGGACAGCGACCTGCCCAGCTCCGCCGCCGTCGACCTGCGGCCGGGCACATTGGCCGACATCCGGTTCGCACCGGAACCGGTGATGGTCATCCCGTAG